ggctatgccagtgcctggcaaacacagaagtggatgctcacagtcagctattggatggaacacagggcccccaatggaggagatagagaaagtacccaaggtgttgtagggggctgcaaccctgtaggtgcaacaacaatatgaactaaccagtaccccctgcgCTCgagtgtctagctgcatatgtagcagaagatggcctaattggccatcattgggaagagaggcccctaggtcttgtaaactttatatgacccaacacaggggatgACCAGGCCCAAGTAGTGgcagtggatgggtaggggagcaggggtgggggtgggggttgtatagggatcttttgggatagcatttgaaatgtaaagaaaataataataaataaaacagaataaaaaaagaaagaaaataagtccTGAGAATGGAAATACAGGTGTTTTCAGTTACTACAATGTTGCCACAATCAACAGACCTAGTAAGATGGTGTTTCTAGATGGTGATTCAGTTTAGTCATCAAGAGAAGACCCAGCGAATCCAATAAGACCACTCACAGCACAATCACTCATATTTACTGCTTTATGACTCAGCCTTGAATATCACTTTCTTCTTTGGGTGTCACTGTCTCCTAAAGATTCTCACGAGGTCCTCCCATGTTGCTCCATGATACCAGGAAAAGAGCATCCCAGGGTCTGTGTTCTCAAAGTATCCAACCATAGCTATGGATAAAACATGACATAAAATATATTGACTAAGTGCATACAAGGGATGGTAACTAAAACATTCTATTCTAAACTTAAAAAGTACAACACCACATATGTTTGACCAGAAACACAATCAGGGAAACAAAAATATCCACTATATTGTGATCCATGCCCTACAGGATGGCTATCTAATTTTCTTTGACAAGGTTCACAAATTCAGCTTCCTGCTGTCCACAGAGGTAGCCTACAGCCATGTCAAAGGGACAATCAGATTATATCTCAGAAGATGCCTGAAGTCCCAGTGCCTAGAGGCTTAATCTAGTCACCAACACAGCCAATCAAAAGTAGGGGCAGGTCCAACCCTACAGATACTTCAGATTTATAGCTGGGCCAGATCCTTGAACCTGACCATCCTCCGATGCGTTGAGTCTGTGGAGTGATCTGAGGCAGTAGTGGTCATCACAGAAAGGTAAGGCCTTGCCAGTGAATGGGAGACTACAAAGTGGGCTTGGATGGGTGCTTTGGGAGACTCCATGGAGAATCAAGGagatcagaaagaagaaaaatgtagctTAAGCATCACCGGCCCTCCGTGTAAGTAGAATGGGGGTGGGTagagaagttaaagaaaaaacCAAGTCTCCTCTGGGTTTATATTTGTACACAGTTCTGTTAACTGAAAATCAAATTCTATCCACAGGGTTGAAGTTAGTTTTTTGGAAGGCATTTCTTGTCTATTACCCATAGACGTAACTGTATTCAATTTGCAGGTGCAGATTCAGTAGCACATGTAATGTCCCTATGAGGTTCTATGGGGTGTGTTGCTTTAGAAATCCAGCAAGTACAACATATAAAAATCCCATTATTGACTTGCTAttattctcctctttttctcatGACTTTCAATTCCTGTTGGTTTTTTATGTGACATCATTCTTACTCAGGTAACAAGTGAGAAGTTGGTTGTATAATCCCATGGGTTTGAtggaaagaatagaaaatgatTCTTCCCACATTCTTTCTAGATGATATTTCACAAAGTTTCACTGAAGAACAGAGGGTTAAAGACATCCCCCCCATTTGCTATATATGAGAAAGACATATGATGACATGTGGCTCCAACTCTTGAGTTCACCTTCAAATTAAAACCCATTACCACATGATAGAAGTTCTGCTTTTTAGAAATTATAAGTGATATCTTCAGACACTGATTTCTTCTGTGAATGGAGATCTTTCTGAAACAAGATGTAATACACCTAAAGTGTACTGAGTATGAGTACACAAATTCTGCATACATGATTTTCATTTTGCAATAGGTATAATAAACACTACTGTGTGGTTCCATTCAAAAACATCCTCAAGGATTTCTGCAATCTTTTGAAAAGTGTTTGAAGGAAtaacacaaattattttattaaccaTGGATGGCTTAATTTCTCAGGATGGagtaagaagatatttttaaagcactGGTGTACTcatatcttcatttctctttcataccCAGCTTGAGACAtgacttctgctttcttcctggtcATCCTGTGCTTGGGAGTTGTGTCAGTTGCTTCATCATTTGATCCTAATTTGAATGTCAAATGGGAAGAATGGAAGGTGATGTTTGAAAAATTATACAGTCAGGTTGGTATCCAGGAAAATGTCCAGAGAGGCCCCAGAAAAAAAGTGTTTGGGTGCATGAAAGATCATAGGTGCCCCACAACAACCACTGCCACCTATAAGAGattacataataaaaatcattGCGAGCACAGGATGTTCAGTCTCTATTTTCTATAGTATGTGAATGTGGGACCATAGTATCCTGAGATCACTTCCTTGGCCTCTAATCACCTGCAACATCAAGTCTACAAGTTCAGATTGTGCAGGAGTTTAAatagaatgaaatgttttctattaCACTATCATCCAGGAGGAAGAGGTATTGAAAAGAGCGGTATgggaagaaaatgtgaaaaggaTTAAACAGCACAATATGGAGAATTCCCTGGGCATGAATACCTACACCATGGAAATAAATGGCTTTGCTGACATGGTGAGTGTGGAATGGATTGCTTAACACAGTCATTTCTTGAATGCCTTACATGGAGTCTTTTCTTTAATAATCATTTATATACTTTTTCCTGAAGACTGATGAAGAATTCAAGGACATGATAACTGGTTTTACATTTCCATTTACTGACACGGTGAGAAGTCCCTGGAAACGTGCACTTGATATTGATTTTCCTAAATATTGGGATTGGAGAGATACTTTGCCCAAATCTGTTAATTGGCTAAAGGAAGGCTATGTGACACGTGTGAAGGATCAGGTATGacagtgtcacatgcctttattcTATTCCTACTccttatcctcctcctcttctttgcttttgattgtttgcttgcttgcttttttgagatagggtttcttgtTTTAAGAACCCTGGTTGCTTTGGAGACCAGTTTGGCCTGTAATccacagaggtccacctgtctctgcctcccaagtgctgggattaaagacatgcatgaCCATGCCATGCTATGCCCATCTTCTTAATCCACATGAAAGTCAAAACAGAAAATGTCTATGTTTTCAAATTGAATGTGGAGGGAATTGCAgctcatttttaaataacatatttcttctatgaaatctttatatattttacagtGTATATTTGTCTTTGCAGTCTGCCACACATATTCTCCAACTATTAGATTCTCCTCTCACTGTAGAGCTCATGCCCCCTTCTATTGTAATTAATAACCCATAAGACCAATAGCTCCtgctcagatgtgtgtgtgtgtgtgtgtgtgtgtgtgtgtgtgtgtgtgttaattgttTGTGCAGGAGCAGGTGCATACTGCCATCATGCAAGTTTTCTAGGAGACTGACCACTCTTTCCTCTGGATCTATCAAGTCCCAGTTCTCTGTTTTCCTTAATTATTAGGCTGTCTATGTTGTTTCTTGAGTATTTGTTTATAGATGACcatattttcttctctgcttaGGAAAATTGTAAGTCTTGTTGGGCTTTTCCTGTGGCTGGTGCCATAGAAGGACAAATGTTCAAGAAAACAGGCAAGCTGATCCCACTGAGTGTACAGAACCTAGTGGACTGTTCTAAACCTCAAGGCAATAGAGGCTGTCGTGGGGGTACTACATACAATGGCTTCCAGTATGTTTTGCACAATGGaggtctggaggctgaggcaaccTATCCATATGAAGCAAAAGTAAGTGGACTTCCTAAGTTATCATTTCATCTCAGCTTGTAGTGAGTGACAATTGTAGAGGTAACACACTATCTCAGAGCTCAGATTACATAGAATCTCTTTATACACTATCAAAGTTGTTATGTATTGTTTGTGTATGCTTTTCATGTGATGATATCAGTAaagacttttttccttttgtgtacATGGAGAATATGTGAACATTTGTACACATAATTCAGAACATTGTGGCACCCAATTTTATTATGAATAGGATGACCAACTGGTTGCTATTGAAGATAAAAGAACTTATTTTTAGTTCCTAACCATCCAGTAGCATGTTATTTCctaggattatttttaaaacatcttactTGAGAGTATTTATTTACAAAGTGTGGAATGCTATGGTTCTGACTTTCTTCCAGGCAGTAGGTGGGAGTAActgagtttctatttctttatcttttaaaggaAGGACAATGCAGGTACAATCCTAAGAATTCAGCTGCTAAAATCACAAGATTTGTGGCCCTTCCAGTAAATGAAGATGTCCTAATGGATGCTGTAGCAACTAAAGGGCCCATTGCTACTGGAATTAATGTTGTCTACAGCTCTTTAAGGTTCTATAAAGATGGTTAGTATATTTTCTTCTAGCTATGAAGGAAAAAACTTGTGACATCCCTATGCCATGACAAGTTCACAGACCAGCtgctatttaaaacatattatgtGAATGTTTGACTTTCTGGATTTTATTCATCCCCATGTAATAGTTTTGAGTAATGACTTTCACCTAATATGAACCTCCACATGATAAAATTTATTGGTTAGCTAAATTTTCAACTCTTCTCACTTTGATGGATGTTTTATAGATTTACAAGCAATGATTTTCTGAAACCATATTATAAGAGAGTTTTTGAACTAAGTATGCCCTGTAAATGTCCTGTAAGTTTAACTTGGCATGAAATTCTAGTAATACAAACATACAATATCAAGAAGTCATCTCATATGCTTGTAGAACATCATTATCAATAAATCTCACTATTTTGAAGTACAGTTTTCTGTGaaaccatatatgtgtgtatgtgaaacattttatatatatatatatattatacatgtatatatttgtttatgtacatatatattacatacacacaaatatatgtatatatatgtacatatatacatatatcagtaTAGATGTGAACAATTCATAAATCCTATTATTCCATTTTAGTTTATATAATTTTAGGATCTGTGAAAATGCCTCCCTATTGTTGGTGGCAGTGCTCCTGTCATTTATCCTTGGCATCTTATGTCAGCTTCCATTTTATTTCTCAGGTGTTTATCATGAGCCAAGGTGCAAACGTTCTGTGAATCATGCAGTTCTGCTGATTGGCTATGGAACTGAGAGAAATGAAACATATACCAATAACTACTGGTTGATCAAGAACAGGTATAAACAGAcaaattttctgtatttaaaattccaggggctaaagagatggttcactggttaagGGCCTGGATGCCCTAACAGGGGATTCATGAAAAGATCTAATATTGCAGTTAATATTTTGTTTCACAGCCTAGAAAATTTTGACCCATTTAAGTTGAACAaagtttgttcttgtttttccatgtATTTGTGTGGGGTCTGTTTGCCTCTGTGCACatccctgtgtgcatgtgtgtctgtgcaagtgcacatgtgtaGAGCTCTGGTTTTAACATCAATTATTTCTCAATCATTATACAACTTTCATATTGAGGCAGTGTTTCTGGATGACCTAGGAACTGCTATTTGCTCTAGCTACCCAGCTTGTTACATATATACCTTGTGTACATGTCCCAAAACCTTTTATTACAAGAACACTACAACATAAATCTACCTTGTAAATGGTCCTTGGAGTTGATCTCCACTCATTAAACTCTGAGCTATCCTATAGGTCTATGAACATGCTAACAATATACTATTGGGAAATTTCTATTCTTACTCTCATTTCTAGGATATCAGTGTCATGTCAGTGTCATTACTTTTGTCATATGTAAAAACATGTTGTTAGTTCTGGTGCATGTATGGGTAGAAATTCCCATTCTCTGCTGTATTTTTCACATCCTATTTGAGACACCTCTTGATACTCAGGAAAGGCCCTTTTGCTATCTCTGATACTCTTGTTATGCTGGCTTCTTGACAGTTATTGTAATATAGCTATCACATGTTATTATTTCTACTACATGGAAAATATGATTTCTTTCAGCTGGGGTAAACGATGGGGATTGGGTGGCTATATGAAGATTGCCAAAGACAGGAACAACCACTGCGGAATTGCTTCATTTGCCCAATACCCTATTGTGTGAGCACCCTAATGCCCATGGCATAAGACTCCATTTCCAGAAGAGTGCTATCCTCTTCAATGAACGGCTTTTGATGAATATCTTAAACTCTTGAGTAGCACAAAATCTGCATTATAATGTGAATTCTGGGAGCGTTCAAATATTTGACATGAGCATTGTAATTTGTGCTTTCACTAATGAATGTTCATGTCTTCTAAAATAACTCTATTTTCAGTTTAGCGCTTGTGcaaataaaatccttttaaaaagaaaatttaagtatAATTTCTAGCTTCTTTATCTTTGGTGCAGTTACTTTTTGTGGTGAGAAATGCAATTCCTCTTGAAGTTGGGATTGAGTGTTAGTCTGGTATTCAGGATAAAGTGTGGGTAGATCCTCTGTGATGGATGTTATCCTTCATTGACTCTTGTTTGGTTTCAAGGTTCTATATATCCACCAGAAACCCTTTCCTGAAATACTATATGATAATTTCTGAATTGGGCATTTTTAGCTAACACAAATGCACCCAGTATCACCTTGTGGCCCCTCTGTGCAATGAGAGGTCACCATGGGCTACTTATTGCTTTGTGTCAGGCTGCGGCTTCCCCTTCTCCATGACTTCAGCCATGTATTAGGTTCCAATAAGCCCAGCAAACCTAGTTCAGTAGGCTCTGCTAAATGCATCAGAGTGGAAGCACAGTCAAAGACTTTAAAATAGTCTCTATACACTCTATAGAGCCCCTTATAGGAGAAATGACAGAAttaatgaagacagaaaaagcaaagaaaatgaataaaatagttcaaTACCTAAGagtagaaataaaatcaataaagaattctcaaactAAAGGAATTCTGGAATTGAAAATCTTTTAGATATTTAAACATGAACCTCAAAGGAAATCTTACCAAAAAAGAttaaggagggaagaaaaatctgttttactaaattattttatttgctgacATTCCAAAAGTTCCCTCCCTTACCAGCCCCCACCTCCCTGAGTTCTTCAAACCATCCTCCactcccttgcctctgagagggtgcttcttCCCTCACCTCACCTCCACCAGCACCCCTCTTTCCTAGGCATCAAGTTTCCAAAGGTTTTAGAgtatcctctcccacagaggtcatacaaggcagtcctctgctacacatgtgaaGGGGCCACAagccagcccatgcatgctctttgattTTTGGCTTAATCTCAGAGAACTCTGAGGGGTCAGGGTTGGTTGACACCATTGTTCttgctatggggttgcaatccccttcagctccttcagtctatcctctaactcttccatattggtccctgacctcaatccaatggttggctgaaagtatctgcatttgtctccaTCAGTTGCTGATAGATCCTCTTAGATgtcagccatgccaggctcctgtctgcatgaacaatatggcctcagtaatagtgtcaggatttggtgtgtgcacatgagatgGATCCTAACTTGTGCAGGTCACTGGGTGGCctgtctttcagtctctgttccatctttgtccctgcatttccattagacaggaacaattctgtgttaaaatttttgaagatgggTAGGTGGGCCCCTGCCTCAAATTGGAGCAAAGTGTATCTACTGGGTGGTCTCTTCTGGTTTCATCTCCCCAgtattgggcatttcatctaatgttATTGAGTCCTGGTAGCCTCTCATATCTCAGGTCTCTAGAACTGTTTAGTGGTTCTCCCTGACTCCTAACCCACACTCCAAGGCCCTCTTGTCTCTCCCTGTGACTATTTATTTGTGCTCATTGCAGTGAGTAGCACTACTAGAAgttatggccctgttggagtaggtgtggcattgttggaaactgaacaagtGACTACTGAATAAACAATGGGTaaagacagaaatttaaaatggtattaaagactttctagaattgaatgaaaaagTAACACACAAGATATCCAAAATTATGGGGGACTTTTAAGGCTGTTCAAATAGGAAAGCTCATACCACCAAGTGCCTTCACAAAGAAATTGGAGCAACTTCATACTAATAACTTCATAACCTAAGTGAAAGCattagaataaaaggaagaactCATACCCCAAAGAGTAAAcatcaaaaataatgaaactgaagggagaaagcaataaaataaaagcaataaaagaataaaaagaatcaatgacACAGAGACTGATGTTGGAGAACATCAAGGAGATGGACAAAACTGTAGCCCAATTAGAtaaaaggcagggagagggaatcCAAATTAAAATGACACATAAGACACATAAGAACAAGCATCTGAAAAATCCATATAATCAGAAGGACATAGTTTAAAGCCAGTAGTTCACTatatagaaatgtataaaaaCCTGGATAATATTCTTCATATATTGTCATTCATTAGGTTAAATGAATATCAGCAATTTAAGCAGACCTATAACTCTTTCTGAATTGGAAGCATTAATTAgagttctcaacaataaaaagagaGCAGGGACAAAAGTTTTAGTACAAAATCCCACAAGATTTCCAACAAGAATTAATGTAAGTACTCCCAAAATTAtactacaaaatagaaacagaaggaatattgtCACTTCATTTTATGAGATCATAATTTCCCTGAAAGCTAAGCAATATaagatttgagaaagaaaaaatcaacaccaatttcccttatgaatgtaGAAGCAAAACACTTGcaatctgtgatggtttgtatattcttgaaccAGGGAGTCCAAAGCACCATTTGgacgtgtggccttgttggaataggtgtgacctggttggagtagatgtgacactgtgggtgtgggcataagatcctcactctagttgcctgaaagtcagtcttccacttgcagcctttggatgaagacatagaattctcagctcctcctgcaccatgcctgcctggatgctgccatgctcccaccttgatggtaatggactgaacctctgaatctgtaaaccagccccaattaaatgctgttttttataagacttgccttggtcatggtgtctgttcagagcagtaaaaccctaactaagacagaagttggtaccagggactggggtattgctgtgataggcctgaccatgcttttatttgaattatgtggatttggggactttcaATTTGGAACACAGtgaaatgctttaaatggggcttaatgggtcatcctagtaggaatatggaagactttgttgctgggagtaatttCAACTGTGTtaacctggcccaagagatttcaaaggagaagaatatCAGAATGTGGCACAAAGACTGTTTTGGTGGTATTTTGATGAaaaatgtggctactttttgcccttgtctgaaaggTCTGCCA
The sequence above is a segment of the Mus pahari unplaced genomic scaffold, PAHARI_EIJ_v1.1 scaffold_13786_1, whole genome shotgun sequence genome. Coding sequences within it:
- the LOC110315092 gene encoding cathepsin Q-like; its protein translation is MTSAFFLVILCLGVVSVASSFDPNLNVKWEEWKVMFEKLYSQEEEVLKRAVWEENVKRIKQHNMENSLGMNTYTMEINGFADMTDEEFKDMITGFTFPFTDTVRSPWKRALDIDFPKYWDWRDTLPKSVNWLKEGYVTRVKDQENCKSCWAFPVAGAIEGQMFKKTGKLIPLSVQNLVDCSKPQGNRGCRGGTTYNGFQYVLHNGGLEAEATYPYEAKEGQCRYNPKNSAAKITRFVALPVNEDVLMDAVATKGPIATGINVVYSSLRFYKDGVYHEPRCKRSVNHAVLLIGYGTERNETYTNNYWLIKNSWGKRWGLGGYMKIAKDRNNHCGIASFAQYPIV